In one Amaranthus tricolor cultivar Red isolate AtriRed21 chromosome 8, ASM2621246v1, whole genome shotgun sequence genomic region, the following are encoded:
- the LOC130820198 gene encoding uncharacterized protein LOC130820198: MDNTTYHLLAAHYAPAAPTMTQFAQGAATVIRYSHKDPVREIAHGMLVGSQFQHFIPEVAAESLPTTAHTHVSSPSYDYHLEEIDLSYPLDVAGTSQAGPSQPSQYQSPPLPKRHPSASYYRRRRRRPTQLDRLDKGRER, from the exons ATGGATAACACCACGTACCATCTTCtagcagcacattacgcacctgctgcgcctacgatgacccaattt gcacaaggtgcggcaacAGTGATTCGGTACAGCCACAAGGacccggtgagggagattgcgcatggcatgctcgtcggctcgcagttccagcacttcataccggaagtcgctgcagagtccttaccgactaccgcccatacgcacgtctcatctccttcttatgactatcatttggaggagatagATCTTTCATACCCCCTTGACGTTGcagggacctcgcaggctgggccatcacagccatcacagtaccagtcccctccactgccaaAGCGACACCCGagcgcctcttactatcgtaggaggcgtaggagaccaactcagttagATAGGTTAGATAAgggtcgtgagcgttaa
- the LOC130820199 gene encoding uncharacterized protein LOC130820199 → MVKDLVPYNGVLNLEGLQRPLLAIQATGREVTTKSRTFKYQKRKTILTMKTVRSQKWAYVRIIAGTIAGGILGFYVMHRLEISYKAKWDERLKKYQEEKMRKEESQFSDENSLYISDNPSSQLSNERN, encoded by the exons ATGGTGAAAGATTTGGTTCCTTACAATGGTGTCCTTAATTTGGAGGGTCTTCAACGTCCCCTCTTGGCTATTCAG GCAACAGGTCGCGAAGTAACCACAAAAAGCCGTACCTTCAAataccaaaaaagaaaaacaatcttAACAATGAAAACCGTGCGATCGCAGAAATGGGCTTATGTTCGTATAATTGCCGGCACAATTGCAGGAGGTATTTTAGGGTTCTACGTTATGCACCGCCTTGAAATTAGTTACAAg GCAAAATGGGATGAGAGATTGAAGAAGTATCAAGAGGAAAAGATGAGGAAAGAGGAGTCCCAATTTTCAGATGAAAATTCTCTCTATATTTCTGATAATCCATCTTCTCAGCTAAGTAATGAACGAAATTAG